Proteins encoded within one genomic window of Flavobacterium sp. NG2:
- a CDS encoding ferredoxin--NADP reductase, which yields MPSFLKLIIKEVKRETANAVSILFNVPEELKSSYSFIAGQYLNLRLTLDGKEIRRAYSICSSPESGELRIAVKAVQDGAFSQFANTKLKAGDVLEVGKPEGKFTFEPEADRQKSYIAFASGSGITPVMSIIKSVLKSEPKSTFVLVYGNKSPEETIFHQELHDLHLQYVSRFFVDYVYSRVKVDNALFGRIDKSVVNFALNNKHKELEFEKFYLCGPEEMINTVSDVLKEKNVKESAINFELFTASSQEIEIKDSLEGHSKITVMVDDEETSFEMSQKQTILEASLKKGIDAPYSCQGGICSSCLARVTVGTAEMKKNSILTDKEIADGLILTCQAHPTSDTIYIDFDDV from the coding sequence ATGCCTTCATTTTTAAAATTAATTATAAAAGAAGTAAAACGCGAAACGGCAAATGCTGTTTCTATTCTTTTTAATGTTCCTGAAGAATTAAAATCTAGCTACTCTTTCATAGCAGGACAATACCTGAATTTAAGATTAACATTAGACGGTAAGGAAATCCGTAGAGCCTATTCTATTTGTTCTTCACCAGAAAGTGGTGAACTTCGTATCGCTGTTAAAGCGGTACAAGACGGGGCTTTTTCACAATTTGCAAATACAAAACTAAAAGCTGGTGATGTCCTTGAAGTAGGAAAACCAGAAGGTAAATTTACTTTCGAACCTGAAGCTGATAGACAAAAAAGCTATATCGCTTTTGCTTCTGGAAGTGGAATTACTCCTGTTATGTCGATAATCAAATCGGTATTAAAAAGCGAACCTAAAAGTACTTTTGTCCTTGTTTACGGTAATAAATCACCTGAAGAAACCATTTTTCATCAAGAATTACATGATTTACATTTACAGTATGTAAGTCGCTTTTTTGTAGATTATGTATATAGCCGAGTAAAAGTAGATAATGCTTTGTTTGGTCGTATTGATAAATCTGTAGTTAATTTTGCTTTAAACAACAAACACAAAGAATTGGAATTTGAAAAATTCTATTTGTGTGGTCCAGAGGAAATGATCAATACCGTTTCGGATGTGTTGAAAGAGAAAAACGTAAAAGAATCAGCAATCAATTTTGAGCTTTTTACAGCTTCTTCTCAAGAAATCGAAATCAAAGATTCACTAGAGGGACACTCAAAAATCACTGTGATGGTGGATGACGAAGAGACTAGTTTTGAAATGTCACAAAAACAAACTATCCTTGAAGCTTCATTGAAAAAAGGAATTGACGCTCCATATTCTTGCCAAGGTGGAATTTGCAGCAGTTGTTTGGCGAGAGTTACCGTAGGAACTGCCGAAATGAAGAAAAACTCTATTTTGACAGACAAAGAAATTGCCGATGGTTTAATCTTAACTTGTCAAGCTCACCCAACATCGGATACGATTTATATCGATTTTGATGATGTTTAA
- the dprA gene encoding DNA-processing protein DprA: protein MTEQELFYVLALQRVDGVGDIMAKKLLTHCGTAENVFQSKAQHLASIDGVGSMLLKSLKDKTVFEKAEKELAFIRANNIKTQFFQEEGYPERLKHCFDSPVMLFTSGNIDLTNRKLISIVGTRQITSYGTEFCRKLIEDLAPLNPVIVSGFAYGVDIVAHQLAMEHNLQTIGVVAHGLNQIYPKPHKKYVAKVEENGGFMTEFWSTTNPDKENFVRRNRIVAGMTEATIVIESAERGGSLITANMANDYNRDVFAVPGRVTDKYSQGCNYLIKTQKANVLTSAADLVYMLNWDIKEETKPIQKQLFVSLDNDEQKVYDYLLKTGKELMDIIALNCDFPIYRISGLLLNMELKGVIRPLPGKMFEAI from the coding sequence ATGACAGAACAGGAATTATTTTACGTTTTAGCGCTCCAAAGAGTCGATGGAGTGGGCGATATTATGGCCAAAAAACTACTTACACATTGTGGAACTGCCGAAAATGTTTTCCAATCGAAAGCACAACATTTGGCTTCGATTGATGGAGTAGGGAGTATGTTGTTGAAAAGTCTTAAAGACAAAACCGTTTTTGAAAAAGCTGAAAAAGAATTGGCTTTTATTCGGGCAAATAATATTAAGACTCAATTTTTTCAAGAAGAAGGCTATCCTGAGCGATTGAAACATTGTTTTGATAGTCCTGTTATGTTATTTACTTCTGGAAATATCGATTTGACTAATCGAAAACTGATAAGTATTGTGGGAACAAGGCAAATCACTTCTTATGGAACCGAATTTTGTCGGAAACTAATCGAGGATTTGGCTCCTTTAAATCCGGTTATTGTGAGTGGTTTTGCTTATGGTGTGGATATTGTCGCGCATCAATTAGCGATGGAGCATAACTTACAAACCATTGGCGTGGTAGCACATGGACTGAACCAAATTTATCCTAAACCTCACAAAAAATATGTAGCCAAAGTCGAAGAAAACGGTGGTTTTATGACCGAATTCTGGAGTACGACCAATCCTGATAAAGAGAATTTTGTACGTCGCAATCGAATTGTAGCGGGAATGACCGAAGCGACTATCGTCATTGAGTCAGCCGAAAGAGGAGGTTCATTGATAACTGCAAATATGGCTAATGATTACAATCGCGATGTGTTTGCAGTTCCAGGTAGAGTGACTGATAAATACAGTCAAGGCTGTAATTATTTGATAAAAACTCAAAAAGCAAATGTACTGACCAGTGCTGCCGATTTGGTTTATATGTTGAATTGGGATATTAAAGAAGAGACCAAACCAATTCAAAAACAGTTGTTCGTTTCCCTCGATAATGACGAACAAAAAGTGTATGATTACCTCCTTAAAACAGGCAAAGAATTAATGGATATCATTGCGTTGAATTGTGATTTTCCTATTTACCGCATATCAGGATTGTTACTCAATATGGAACTCAAAGGTGTTATTCGACCGTTGCCAGGAAAAATGTTTGAGGCGATTTAG
- a CDS encoding SPOR domain-containing protein has product MNIEHYIAQLLYRHQCVTVPGFGAFLTEIQSAKWVESSHSFFPPKKFISFNSNIKNNDGLLANHIAHVEKTSYSYAVSAIQHEVLNWKKAMEQNGQLTLKNIGELSLNTENHVVFKPLDQNNYLTSSFGLSSFVSPLIKREVAQHIETVEEKEVIVFEPEHNNSRSFLKYAAIFVLGLGLTGSVGYPLYQNEMANQKTIVEKAVQKQVETKIQEATFFIQNPLPAVTLSIKETKMSYHVMAGAFRDEKNAEKIFKRLSNLGYKAKRIPQNKHGLYPVLYGSYATFAEAEQAKKEIQEKDNPEAWLLIESL; this is encoded by the coding sequence ATGAATATCGAACACTACATCGCCCAGCTTTTATACCGTCACCAATGCGTTACCGTACCTGGTTTCGGTGCTTTTTTGACTGAAATTCAATCCGCTAAATGGGTTGAAAGTTCACATTCATTTTTTCCACCAAAAAAATTCATTTCTTTTAATTCCAACATTAAAAATAATGATGGTTTATTAGCCAATCATATTGCTCATGTTGAAAAAACCTCTTATAGCTATGCTGTAAGTGCTATCCAACATGAAGTATTGAACTGGAAGAAAGCAATGGAACAAAACGGTCAGCTTACTTTAAAAAACATTGGTGAGTTGAGTTTAAACACTGAAAACCATGTTGTTTTCAAACCATTAGACCAAAACAATTACCTAACCTCTTCATTCGGTTTGAGTTCGTTTGTTTCTCCTTTGATAAAAAGAGAAGTAGCACAGCATATTGAAACTGTGGAAGAAAAAGAAGTGATTGTTTTTGAACCAGAACATAACAACAGCCGTTCATTCTTGAAATACGCTGCTATATTTGTTCTTGGATTGGGATTAACTGGTTCTGTAGGCTACCCATTGTATCAAAATGAAATGGCCAACCAAAAAACTATCGTTGAAAAAGCCGTTCAAAAACAAGTAGAAACCAAGATTCAAGAAGCTACTTTCTTTATCCAAAACCCGCTTCCTGCAGTGACTCTTTCTATCAAAGAAACTAAAATGTCCTATCATGTAATGGCAGGTGCTTTTAGAGATGAAAAAAACGCTGAAAAAATATTCAAACGCTTGTCTAATTTAGGATACAAAGCCAAAAGAATTCCACAAAACAAACACGGTTTATACCCTGTGCTCTACGGAAGCTACGCTACTTTTGCAGAAGCAGAACAAGCCAAAAAAGAAATACAAGAAAAAGACAATCCCGAAGCTTGGCTACTGATTGAATCTTTATAA
- a CDS encoding type II toxin-antitoxin system RelE/ParE family toxin, with protein MSEYIISEKALEDINNIWIYTAENWSVEQADRYYNLIIDEIEYIVNDLDMACDFGKIRKSYKYSKVKSHLIFFKKDKTNLIEVVRVLHERMDIESRLAE; from the coding sequence ATGTCAGAGTATATAATTAGTGAAAAGGCATTAGAAGACATTAATAACATTTGGATTTATACAGCAGAAAATTGGTCCGTTGAACAAGCAGATCGATATTATAACTTAATCATTGACGAAATTGAATATATCGTCAATGATTTAGATATGGCTTGTGACTTTGGGAAAATCCGAAAGTCATATAAATATTCAAAAGTGAAATCACATTTAATTTTCTTTAAAAAAGACAAAACGAATCTAATTGAAGTCGTTAGAGTTTTACACGAAAGAATGGATATTGAAAGCAGATTAGCGGAATAA
- a CDS encoding type II toxin-antitoxin system ParD family antitoxin: MARNTSILLGDYFENFINEQISTGKYSSVSEVVRTALRVFEQEETKKKSLINELKIGEKSSKISNFDRHKNLEMLKANFQK; encoded by the coding sequence ATGGCACGAAATACATCAATATTATTAGGTGACTATTTTGAAAACTTTATTAATGAACAAATTTCTACAGGAAAATATAGTTCAGTAAGTGAAGTTGTTAGAACTGCTTTAAGAGTTTTTGAGCAAGAAGAAACTAAAAAAAAATCTCTAATCAATGAACTTAAAATTGGTGAAAAGAGCAGTAAAATCAGCAATTTTGACCGCCATAAAAATCTTGAAATGCTAAAAGCTAATTTTCAAAAATAA